From one Pseudactinotalea sp. HY158 genomic stretch:
- a CDS encoding glutamine synthetase family protein — MDRQAEHVLRTISERDIRFIRLWFTDVLGVLKSVAIAPAELEGAFAEGIGFDGSAIEGLARVSESDMLARPDPTTFQLLPWTGEAPGTARMFCDIHTPDGEPAASDPRYVLRRALAKADEAGFTFFTHPEIEFYLFEPRADSSEPLVPVDQAGYFDHVARSKGQDFRRTTIAMLEDVGIPVEFSHHEAGPGQNEIDLRYADALTTSDNIMTFRTVVKQVSLEQGFAATFMPKPMSGRPGSGMHTHLSLFEGETNAFHDPGGRYQLSATARSFVAGLLHHSAEICAVTNQFVNSYKRLWGGAEAPNYRCWGHNNRSALVRIPMYKPDKARSARVEYRGIDSAANPYLAYALILRAGLKGIEEGYELPEEAEDNVWELTDGERRALGIEPLPGSLEQAADAMADSELVADTLGEHVFAHVLANKRQEWRDYRAQVTAYELAQIDVI, encoded by the coding sequence ATGGACCGTCAAGCCGAACACGTGCTGCGCACGATCTCCGAACGCGACATCCGGTTCATCCGGCTGTGGTTCACCGATGTGCTCGGGGTGCTCAAGTCGGTGGCCATCGCGCCGGCCGAGCTCGAGGGCGCGTTCGCCGAGGGGATCGGCTTCGACGGCTCGGCGATCGAGGGGCTGGCGCGGGTGTCGGAATCGGACATGCTCGCCCGCCCCGACCCGACCACCTTCCAGCTGCTCCCCTGGACCGGTGAGGCCCCCGGCACGGCCCGGATGTTCTGCGACATCCACACCCCCGACGGGGAGCCCGCCGCCTCCGACCCGCGGTACGTGCTGCGCCGCGCGCTCGCGAAGGCCGACGAGGCGGGCTTCACGTTCTTCACCCATCCGGAGATCGAATTCTACCTGTTCGAGCCGCGGGCCGACTCGAGCGAACCGCTCGTCCCCGTCGACCAGGCCGGCTATTTCGATCACGTGGCCCGGAGCAAGGGGCAGGACTTCCGGCGCACGACGATCGCGATGCTCGAGGACGTGGGCATCCCGGTGGAGTTCTCCCATCACGAGGCCGGGCCCGGGCAGAACGAGATCGACCTGCGCTACGCCGACGCCCTGACGACCTCCGACAACATCATGACGTTCCGGACCGTGGTCAAGCAGGTCTCCCTCGAGCAGGGCTTCGCCGCCACGTTCATGCCGAAGCCGATGTCGGGCCGGCCCGGCTCCGGCATGCACACCCACCTGTCGCTGTTCGAGGGGGAGACGAACGCCTTCCACGATCCGGGCGGCCGGTATCAGCTCTCCGCCACGGCGCGCTCGTTCGTGGCCGGGCTGCTCCACCACAGCGCCGAGATCTGCGCGGTCACGAACCAGTTCGTCAACTCCTATAAACGTCTGTGGGGCGGGGCCGAGGCGCCGAACTACCGCTGCTGGGGGCACAACAACCGCTCGGCGCTCGTGCGGATCCCGATGTACAAGCCGGACAAGGCCCGCAGCGCCCGCGTGGAGTACCGGGGCATCGACTCGGCCGCGAACCCGTACCTGGCCTACGCGCTCATCCTGCGCGCCGGCCTCAAGGGGATCGAGGAGGGCTACGAGCTGCCCGAGGAGGCCGAGGACAACGTCTGGGAGCTGACCGACGGGGAGCGGCGCGCGCTCGGCATCGAGCCGCTGCCCGGATCGCTCGAGCAGGCCGCCGACGCCATGGCCGACTCCGAGCTCGTGGCGGACACCCTCGGCGAGCACGTCTTCGCCCACGTGCTCGCGAACAAGCGGCAGGAGTGGCGGGACTATCGTGCCCAGGTCACCGCGTACGAGCTGGCACAGATCGACGTGATCTGA
- the panB gene encoding 3-methyl-2-oxobutanoate hydroxymethyltransferase, with protein sequence MSKPTAPDASALPPVGGTARVRLHHLRGAKERGERLTMLTAYDAPTARIFDAAGIDLLLVGDSYGDNILGHEGTTPTTMDELVPAARAVARGAQRAMVVVDLPFGSYEASAARALESGIRMVKEAGAHAVKIEGGRRVAAQVLALTQAGIPVVGHLGFTPQSENILGGKRVQGRGDEAAEQLCADALALQEAGAIAIVLEMVPGPVAARVTEILAIPTIGIGAGPGCDGQVLVWLDMAGMGEWSPRFAKQFAHLGALLTEAARDYAAQVRSGSFPGPEHTYER encoded by the coding sequence ATGAGCAAGCCGACGGCGCCCGATGCCTCCGCCCTCCCGCCCGTGGGCGGGACCGCCCGCGTGCGCCTGCACCATCTGCGCGGCGCGAAGGAGCGCGGCGAGCGGCTGACGATGCTCACCGCCTACGACGCCCCGACCGCCCGGATCTTCGACGCCGCCGGGATCGACCTGCTGCTGGTCGGGGACTCCTACGGCGACAACATCCTCGGGCACGAGGGCACGACGCCGACGACCATGGACGAGCTCGTCCCCGCCGCCCGGGCCGTCGCCCGGGGCGCGCAGCGGGCGATGGTCGTGGTCGATCTGCCGTTCGGATCCTACGAGGCCTCGGCCGCCCGCGCCCTCGAGTCCGGGATCCGGATGGTCAAGGAGGCCGGGGCGCACGCCGTGAAGATCGAGGGAGGACGACGCGTGGCCGCCCAGGTGCTCGCCCTCACCCAGGCGGGGATCCCCGTGGTCGGGCACCTCGGCTTCACCCCCCAGTCCGAGAACATCCTCGGCGGCAAGCGGGTGCAGGGTCGCGGCGACGAGGCGGCGGAGCAGCTGTGCGCGGACGCGCTCGCGCTCCAGGAGGCGGGGGCCATCGCGATCGTGCTCGAGATGGTGCCCGGGCCGGTGGCGGCGCGGGTGACCGAGATCCTGGCGATCCCCACGATCGGCATCGGCGCCGGCCCCGGGTGTGACGGGCAGGTGCTCGTCTGGCTCGACATGGCGGGCATGGGCGAGTGGTCGCCCCGGTTCGCCAAGCAGTTCGCCCACCTCGGGGCGCTCCTGACCGAGGCCGCCCGCGACTACGCGGCGCAGGTGCGTTCGGGGTCGTTCCCCGGCCCGGAGCACACGTACGAGCGCTAG
- the hrpB gene encoding ATP-dependent helicase HrpB yields the protein MVSSRPFALDAVGAGLAIRAAAPELSRVLAAGGSAPLAVVQAPPGSGKTTLVPPLLSEHLRSLPGHPPGRVVVTQPRRVAVRAAARRLAALDGSPIGQRVGYAVRGERRTSAQALVEFCTPGLLLRRLLGDPDLPGVGAVVLDEVHERDLDTDLLLGLLGEVRELREDLALVAMSATIDAPAFARLLGGGEPAPIVASPAVQHPLRIDYAPAAGPRTSDRGVERAFLDHVAGVAARAARAADGADKSDKSVDALVFLPGAWEVGHVAARLRSDLGGEADVLELHSRRPAAEQDDAIAGRHPGGRPRIVVATAIAESSLTVPGVGLVIDACLAREPRRDATRDMSGLVTVAASRAAMDQRAGRAARLGPGRAIRCIDERAHAAAPAAPRSQLSTADLTGAALTLAVWGAPGGRGLRLPEPVPAAAMAEAVSVLRRLGAVDAAGRATELGRRLAEIPADPRLARALVDGARLARAHAGPAPARLAAEIVALIAGDLRAPGADLAGRWRQLRSGTGPEERRWRTEADRLERLERREPIEPPRVQAPPAGAAAATASPGMIVALAHPDRIARLVAAPGTYLLASGTRAALPPGSPLIGEPWLGVAEAARASGRSAAGTGAVIRAAAPIEADDLLVAAAHLRSTRVDVVVEQGRVRARETTRLGAIELATTPVPASLDGARRAILAALADSGPALFDPSREDEQWRRRLAFLHRHLGPPWPAVDAAGLVATADTWLEPHLRSLAGGRALRRVDLGAALRSLLPWPEASRLEELAPERLRVPSGSRCRVEYPDDAVDPDARPVVAVKLQECFGLTTTPTLANGRVRVLFHLLSPAGRPLAVTDDLAAFWAGPYAGVRAENRGRYPKHPWPEDPASHRPTGLTNRRLGER from the coding sequence GTGGTCTCCTCTCGCCCGTTCGCGCTCGACGCCGTGGGCGCCGGGCTCGCCATCCGTGCGGCCGCCCCCGAGCTGAGCCGAGTGCTCGCCGCGGGCGGATCCGCCCCGCTCGCGGTCGTGCAGGCACCGCCCGGGAGCGGGAAGACGACGCTCGTTCCGCCGCTGCTGTCCGAGCACCTGCGCTCCCTCCCCGGCCACCCGCCCGGCCGGGTGGTCGTCACCCAGCCGAGGAGGGTGGCCGTGCGGGCGGCCGCCCGCCGCCTCGCCGCGCTCGACGGGAGCCCGATCGGGCAGCGCGTCGGCTATGCCGTGCGCGGGGAGCGCCGCACGAGCGCGCAGGCCCTCGTGGAGTTCTGCACCCCCGGCCTGCTGCTGCGCCGCCTGCTCGGCGACCCCGACCTGCCCGGAGTCGGGGCGGTCGTGCTCGACGAGGTGCACGAACGCGACCTCGACACGGACCTGCTGCTCGGCCTCCTGGGTGAGGTGCGCGAGCTGCGGGAGGATCTGGCGCTCGTGGCGATGTCGGCGACGATCGACGCGCCCGCCTTCGCCCGCCTGCTCGGTGGCGGGGAGCCCGCCCCGATCGTGGCCTCGCCGGCGGTCCAGCACCCCCTGCGGATCGACTACGCCCCGGCGGCCGGGCCCCGCACGAGCGACCGGGGCGTCGAGCGGGCGTTCCTCGATCACGTGGCCGGCGTGGCGGCCCGCGCGGCCCGCGCGGCGGACGGGGCGGACAAGTCGGACAAGTCGGTTGACGCCCTCGTGTTCCTGCCCGGAGCGTGGGAGGTCGGCCACGTCGCCGCCCGACTCCGCAGCGACCTCGGCGGCGAGGCCGACGTGCTCGAGCTCCATTCGCGCCGCCCCGCGGCCGAGCAGGACGACGCGATCGCCGGGCGCCACCCCGGTGGCCGCCCCCGGATCGTCGTGGCGACCGCCATCGCCGAGAGCTCCCTGACCGTGCCGGGGGTCGGCCTCGTGATCGACGCCTGCCTCGCCCGTGAGCCCCGCCGCGACGCCACCCGTGACATGTCCGGCCTCGTGACCGTGGCCGCCTCCCGCGCGGCGATGGATCAACGCGCGGGCCGCGCCGCCCGGCTCGGGCCCGGCCGGGCGATCCGCTGCATCGACGAACGCGCCCATGCCGCCGCGCCCGCTGCGCCCCGTTCGCAGCTGAGCACCGCCGATCTCACCGGGGCCGCCCTCACCCTGGCCGTCTGGGGCGCCCCGGGCGGGAGGGGCCTGCGCCTGCCCGAGCCGGTGCCCGCCGCGGCGATGGCCGAGGCCGTGAGCGTGCTGCGGCGACTCGGCGCGGTGGACGCCGCCGGCCGGGCGACCGAGCTCGGCCGGCGCCTGGCGGAAATCCCCGCGGATCCCCGCCTCGCCCGGGCGCTCGTCGACGGCGCCCGGCTCGCCCGCGCCCACGCCGGTCCCGCCCCGGCGCGGCTCGCCGCCGAGATCGTCGCCCTGATCGCCGGGGACCTGCGTGCCCCCGGCGCCGACCTCGCGGGCCGGTGGCGGCAGCTGCGCTCGGGCACCGGCCCCGAGGAGCGGCGCTGGCGAACGGAGGCCGACCGACTCGAGCGGCTCGAGCGGCGCGAACCGATCGAGCCGCCGCGCGTCCAGGCACCACCGGCGGGCGCGGCGGCGGCCACCGCGAGCCCCGGGATGATCGTCGCCCTCGCCCATCCCGACCGGATCGCCCGGCTCGTGGCGGCCCCGGGAACGTACCTGCTCGCCTCCGGCACCCGCGCGGCGCTGCCGCCGGGCAGCCCGCTGATCGGCGAGCCGTGGCTCGGTGTCGCCGAGGCCGCCCGCGCCTCCGGCCGCAGCGCAGCCGGCACCGGGGCGGTGATCCGGGCGGCCGCCCCGATCGAGGCCGACGACCTGCTTGTCGCGGCCGCACACCTGCGCAGTACCCGCGTCGACGTCGTGGTCGAGCAGGGGCGGGTCCGCGCCCGCGAGACCACGCGGCTGGGGGCGATCGAGCTGGCCACCACGCCGGTGCCCGCAAGCCTCGACGGCGCCCGGCGGGCGATCCTCGCGGCCCTCGCGGACTCGGGACCGGCGCTCTTCGACCCGTCCCGGGAGGACGAGCAGTGGCGGCGCCGGCTCGCGTTCCTCCATCGCCACCTCGGCCCGCCATGGCCCGCCGTCGACGCCGCCGGGCTCGTGGCCACCGCGGACACGTGGCTCGAACCGCACCTGCGCAGCCTCGCCGGCGGCCGGGCCCTGCGCCGGGTCGACCTCGGCGCGGCGCTGCGATCGCTGCTGCCCTGGCCCGAGGCGTCCCGGCTGGAGGAGCTCGCCCCCGAACGGCTCCGGGTGCCCTCCGGCTCACGATGCCGGGTGGAGTACCCCGACGACGCCGTGGACCCCGACGCCCGGCCCGTCGTCGCGGTCAAACTGCAGGAGTGCTTCGGCCTCACCACCACCCCGACGCTGGCGAACGGGCGCGTGCGGGTGCTGTTCCACCTGCTCTCGCCGGCCGGTCGCCCGCTGGCGGTGACCGACGATCTGGCCGCCTTCTGGGCGGGCCCGTACGCGGGCGTGCGCGCGGAGAACCGGGGCCGCTACCCGAAGCACCCGTGGCCCGAGGATCCGGCATCGCACCGGCCCACCGGGCTGACGAATCGGCGGCTCGGGGAGCGCTGA
- a CDS encoding SPOR domain-containing protein, translating to MTENARKQRPDSEHAYYYNTETHEVEYGMLSAFTYRLGPYPTRKAAEHAREIAHARNEAWLAEERAWRHGDLADDDNGDEGD from the coding sequence ATGACTGAGAACGCACGCAAGCAGCGCCCAGACTCCGAGCACGCCTACTACTACAACACCGAGACCCACGAGGTCGAGTACGGCATGCTCAGCGCCTTCACCTATCGGCTCGGGCCCTACCCGACCCGGAAGGCCGCCGAGCATGCGCGCGAGATCGCACACGCGCGCAACGAGGCCTGGCTGGCGGAGGAGCGCGCCTGGCGCCACGGCGACCTCGCCGACGACGACAACGGCGACGAGGGCGACTGA
- the ppgK gene encoding polyphosphate--glucose phosphotransferase — translation MNSKSDALAIGDVDYGDDDIAFGVDIGGSGIKGAAVDVRTGRLLTKRHRIPTPRPAEPESVGDVVRDLLDHFEVPGTARIGVTFPGILQHGVLRSSANMDGDWVGRHLGEVVAARSGRTVSVMNDADAAGYAEARYGAGNDKPGLVLTITLGTGIGSALVHNGVLVPNLEIGHLEIDGYDAETRAAASVKDREGLSYPEWATRLQRYFEVVEFLFSPDLFIIGGGVSKDHEEFLPLITTHAPMVPAQLRNQAGIVGAAGLAAQHHV, via the coding sequence ATGAACAGCAAAAGCGATGCCCTGGCGATCGGCGACGTCGACTACGGCGACGACGACATCGCCTTCGGCGTGGACATCGGCGGCTCGGGCATCAAGGGGGCCGCGGTGGACGTGCGTACCGGCCGGCTCCTGACGAAGCGGCACCGGATACCCACTCCCCGCCCCGCCGAGCCCGAGTCCGTCGGGGACGTCGTGCGCGACCTGCTCGACCACTTCGAGGTGCCCGGCACCGCCCGCATCGGGGTCACGTTCCCCGGGATCCTCCAGCACGGGGTGCTGCGCTCCTCCGCGAACATGGACGGCGACTGGGTGGGCCGCCACCTCGGCGAGGTGGTCGCCGCCCGGTCCGGGCGGACCGTCTCGGTCATGAACGACGCCGACGCCGCCGGCTACGCCGAGGCCCGCTACGGCGCGGGCAACGACAAGCCGGGACTCGTGCTCACGATCACGCTCGGAACGGGCATCGGGAGCGCACTCGTGCACAACGGCGTGCTCGTGCCGAACCTGGAGATCGGGCACCTGGAGATCGACGGCTACGACGCCGAGACCCGGGCGGCCGCGAGCGTGAAGGACCGCGAGGGCCTGTCCTACCCGGAGTGGGCGACGCGGCTGCAGCGCTACTTCGAGGTGGTCGAGTTCCTCTTCTCCCCCGACCTGTTCATCATCGGCGGCGGCGTGTCCAAGGACCACGAGGAGTTCCTGCCGCTCATCACCACGCACGCCCCGATGGTGCCCGCGCAGCTGCGGAACCAGGCGGGCATCGTGGGCGCCGCGGGGTTGGCGGCCCAGCACCACGTCTGA
- a CDS encoding YaaA family protein has protein sequence MLLLLPPSEGKTAPASGRPLDLSGLSHPELTEQRRRVLTALLAASESGPGALGLPASMAGAVAANVSLLEAPTAPAARVYTGVLYAASGLADLTGTARSRASRHVRIASALFGMLTPADAIPAYRLPPTAKLPGLPGGGTSIAALAPPTSAAMSAEEPGLVVDCRSGPYIRLWRPRPPTEWVCVRVVQLRDGVPTVVSHDAKHTRGLLTGHLLTRAGRMPRTAEQLLGAAGELVGTVLAGLRLEPATGPGPRVLELTLPA, from the coding sequence GTGCTCCTGCTGCTCCCGCCCTCCGAGGGCAAGACCGCGCCCGCGTCCGGCCGCCCGCTCGACCTGTCCGGGCTCAGCCATCCGGAGCTGACCGAGCAGCGTCGACGCGTGCTGACGGCGTTGCTCGCCGCGAGCGAGAGCGGTCCGGGCGCGCTCGGGTTGCCGGCGTCGATGGCCGGGGCGGTCGCGGCGAACGTCTCGCTGCTCGAGGCGCCGACGGCCCCGGCGGCGCGGGTGTACACGGGCGTGCTCTATGCCGCCTCCGGACTCGCGGACCTCACGGGCACGGCTCGTTCCCGGGCGAGCCGGCACGTACGGATCGCCTCGGCGCTGTTCGGGATGCTCACCCCCGCGGACGCCATCCCCGCCTACCGGCTGCCGCCGACCGCGAAGCTGCCCGGCCTGCCCGGGGGCGGCACCTCGATCGCGGCGCTGGCGCCGCCGACGTCCGCGGCGATGTCCGCGGAGGAGCCGGGGCTCGTGGTCGATTGCCGCTCCGGCCCCTATATTCGGCTGTGGCGCCCCCGGCCGCCGACGGAATGGGTCTGCGTGCGCGTGGTTCAGCTGCGCGACGGCGTCCCGACCGTCGTCTCCCACGACGCCAAGCACACCCGCGGGCTGCTCACCGGGCATCTGCTCACCCGGGCGGGTCGGATGCCCCGGACGGCGGAGCAGCTCCTCGGGGCCGCCGGTGAGCTCGTCGGCACGGTGCTCGCCGGCCTCCGGCTCGAACCGGCCACCGGCCCGGGCCCCCGGGTGCTCGAGCTCACGCTCCCCGCCTGA
- a CDS encoding zinc ribbon domain-containing protein, producing the protein MTTAPPAEQRRLLEVQELDTRLAQLAHQRRTHPTLATLEELTARAADLQRARTQAGVLVTDTRREVAKAEADVEQVRSRAERGALRLNSGEGTPKELQALTSELEALARRQGVLEEAQLEVMERLEGAEVDLAAMTEQVQAIEAQVADVTAESEREIAVLDAQASETGRAREVLAGGIDDALMSLYERVRSRTGGLGAIALKGEMTVGVQVPLSLTEKAAIREAAPDQVIRSDEYDYLLIRVD; encoded by the coding sequence GTGACCACCGCACCCCCCGCCGAACAACGTCGCCTGCTCGAGGTCCAAGAGCTCGACACCCGGCTGGCCCAGCTGGCCCACCAGCGCCGCACCCACCCGACGCTGGCGACCCTCGAGGAGCTGACCGCCCGCGCCGCGGACCTGCAGCGCGCCCGCACGCAGGCCGGCGTGCTCGTGACGGACACCCGCCGCGAGGTGGCCAAGGCCGAGGCGGACGTGGAGCAGGTGCGCTCCCGCGCCGAGCGGGGCGCGCTCCGGCTCAACTCCGGGGAGGGCACCCCGAAGGAGCTCCAGGCGCTCACGAGTGAGCTCGAGGCGCTCGCCCGCCGCCAGGGCGTGCTCGAGGAGGCGCAGCTCGAGGTGATGGAGCGCCTCGAGGGCGCCGAGGTCGACCTGGCGGCGATGACCGAGCAGGTGCAGGCGATCGAGGCCCAGGTCGCCGACGTCACCGCCGAGAGCGAGCGGGAGATCGCCGTGCTCGACGCTCAGGCCTCCGAGACCGGCCGGGCCCGCGAGGTGCTCGCCGGCGGGATCGACGACGCGCTCATGAGCCTGTACGAGCGGGTCCGCAGCCGCACCGGCGGGCTCGGGGCGATCGCCCTCAAGGGGGAGATGACCGTGGGCGTCCAGGTCCCGCTCAGCCTGACCGAGAAGGCGGCCATCAGGGAGGCCGCCCCGGATCAGGTCATCCGCTCCGACGAGTACGACTACCTGCTCATCCGGGTCGACTGA
- a CDS encoding Nif3-like dinuclear metal center hexameric protein, producing MVTVADIVAHLRERYPESTAQGWDAVGLTVGDPAAAVRRVLVAVDIDPAVVAEALEWGADLLLTHHPLFLSGTTTVAATTPKGRMVHDLIGAGVALYTAHTNADIAPGGVNDSLAELLGLADTVPLEVLEPVDHPDAHPGSGIGRVGTLAEPLSLRGFGELVAGRLPATEHGVRIHGDLDRSISRVAVCGGSGDSYLDAARRAGVDAYLTADLRHHRAAEAGAMPGAPALVDVAHYASEWPWVPSVADRLAAAFDVAVRASRLVTDPWTVRLASTNLGGSR from the coding sequence ATGGTGACCGTCGCCGACATCGTGGCCCACCTGCGCGAGCGATACCCCGAGAGCACGGCCCAGGGCTGGGACGCCGTCGGCCTGACCGTCGGGGACCCGGCGGCCGCGGTCCGGCGCGTGCTCGTGGCCGTCGACATCGACCCGGCCGTGGTCGCCGAGGCCCTCGAATGGGGCGCCGACCTCCTGCTCACCCACCACCCGCTGTTCCTCTCGGGCACCACCACCGTGGCCGCGACCACTCCCAAGGGCAGGATGGTCCACGACCTCATCGGCGCCGGGGTCGCGCTCTACACCGCGCACACGAACGCCGACATCGCCCCCGGCGGGGTGAACGACTCCCTGGCCGAGCTGCTCGGGCTCGCGGACACCGTGCCGCTCGAGGTGCTCGAACCGGTCGATCACCCCGATGCGCATCCGGGCAGCGGGATCGGGCGCGTGGGTACGCTCGCCGAGCCGTTGAGCCTGCGCGGCTTCGGGGAGCTCGTGGCCGGCCGGCTGCCCGCCACCGAGCACGGCGTGCGGATCCACGGCGACCTCGACCGGTCGATCTCCCGCGTGGCGGTCTGCGGGGGGAGCGGGGACTCCTACCTCGACGCCGCCCGCCGCGCCGGAGTGGACGCCTATCTCACGGCGGACCTGCGCCACCACCGGGCCGCCGAGGCGGGCGCGATGCCGGGCGCACCGGCGCTCGTGGACGTCGCCCACTATGCGAGCGAGTGGCCCTGGGTGCCGAGCGTCGCCGACCGGCTCGCGGCGGCCTTCGACGTGGCCGTGCGGGCCTCGCGGCTCGTGACCGATCCGTGGACCGTTAGGCTTGCCAGCACCAACCTAGGAGGCTCCCGGTGA
- a CDS encoding diaminopimelate dehydrogenase encodes MSIRVGIVGYGNLGRGVEQALARQQDLHLVGIYTRRDPLAVAPASGDVHVGRVDELADEDTRAGIDVLILCGGSRLDLPEQGPELARSYTTVDSFDTHARIPEYFAAVDAAARAGNTTAIISVGWDPGLFSLNRVYAQSVLPQGTTATFWGKGLSQGHSDAVRRVPGVAAGVQYTVPNEEAIARVRAGTGADLATRDKHTRHCYVVLADGADAEEVRSAIVTMPDYFADYDTTVTFISAEELRRDHSAMPHGGVVIHSGETSPGTVNSIEYRLTLASNPEFTASVLVAYARAAHRLSSAGEHGAKTVYDIAPGLLSPRSPEQLRAGEL; translated from the coding sequence ATGAGTATTCGCGTTGGGATCGTCGGCTACGGCAACCTGGGGCGCGGCGTCGAGCAGGCGCTCGCCCGGCAGCAGGACCTGCACCTCGTGGGCATCTACACCCGGCGCGACCCCCTCGCTGTCGCGCCGGCCTCGGGTGACGTGCACGTCGGGCGGGTCGACGAGCTCGCCGACGAGGACACCCGGGCGGGGATCGACGTGCTCATCCTCTGCGGCGGCTCCCGCCTCGACCTGCCCGAGCAGGGCCCGGAGCTCGCGCGCTCCTACACGACGGTCGACTCCTTCGACACCCACGCGCGCATCCCCGAGTACTTCGCCGCCGTCGACGCCGCCGCCCGCGCCGGGAACACCACCGCGATCATCTCGGTGGGCTGGGACCCGGGCCTGTTCTCCCTCAACCGGGTCTACGCCCAGTCGGTGCTGCCGCAGGGCACGACGGCGACCTTCTGGGGCAAGGGACTGAGCCAGGGCCATTCCGACGCGGTCCGGCGGGTGCCCGGAGTGGCCGCCGGTGTGCAGTACACGGTGCCGAACGAGGAGGCGATCGCCCGGGTGCGCGCCGGAACCGGCGCCGACCTGGCCACCCGCGACAAGCACACCCGGCACTGCTACGTCGTGCTCGCCGACGGCGCGGACGCCGAGGAGGTGCGCTCGGCGATCGTCACGATGCCCGACTACTTCGCCGACTACGACACGACCGTCACCTTCATCTCGGCCGAGGAGCTCCGGCGCGACCATTCGGCCATGCCGCACGGCGGCGTCGTCATCCATTCGGGCGAGACGAGCCCGGGCACGGTCAACTCGATCGAGTACCGGCTCACGCTCGCCTCCAACCCCGAGTTCACCGCGAGCGTGCTCGTGGCCTACGCCCGCGCCGCTCACCGGCTCAGCAGTGCAGGTGAGCACGGGGCCAAGACCGTGTACGACATCGCACCCGGGCTGCTCTCGCCTCGGAGCCCCGAGCAGCTGCGGGCCGGGGAGCTCTGA
- a CDS encoding TetR/AcrR family transcriptional regulator: protein MMMTGPAATRRELLLAASREIAERGYSATSFAAVAARIGLTKGAFSYHFPTKRDLARALAGAFHDALVYADADARRFFPEGDLRTAIRCLMSLSLQTSRSPFARAALTLVFDPEPPVEEVGEEFEFWTAMLAEYLRVAEEKHQARLVMPGDECATYLTVTLLGMSFLSQRDFVQPRVDQLTALRCMLDSIGVVDARAVTDEALAEPVIYEWPQSDLNRAEILG, encoded by the coding sequence ATGATGATGACCGGTCCGGCGGCGACGCGGCGCGAGCTCCTTCTCGCCGCCTCCAGGGAGATCGCCGAGCGCGGCTACAGCGCGACCTCGTTCGCCGCCGTCGCGGCCAGGATCGGGCTGACCAAGGGCGCCTTCTCGTACCACTTCCCCACGAAACGCGACCTCGCCCGGGCCCTCGCCGGCGCCTTCCACGATGCCCTCGTGTACGCGGATGCCGACGCCCGACGCTTCTTCCCCGAGGGGGACCTGCGCACCGCGATCCGGTGTCTCATGAGCCTGTCGCTGCAGACGAGCCGCAGCCCGTTCGCGCGGGCCGCCCTCACGCTCGTCTTCGATCCGGAGCCGCCCGTCGAGGAGGTGGGCGAGGAGTTCGAATTCTGGACGGCGATGCTCGCCGAGTACCTGCGCGTCGCCGAGGAGAAGCACCAGGCCCGTCTCGTCATGCCCGGCGACGAGTGCGCGACCTACCTGACCGTCACGCTCCTGGGGATGAGCTTCCTCTCGCAACGGGACTTCGTGCAGCCGCGCGTGGATCAGCTCACCGCCCTGCGCTGCATGCTCGACTCGATCGGCGTGGTCGACGCCCGCGCCGTCACCGACGAGGCACTCGCCGAGCCCGTGATCTACGAATGGCCGCAGAGCGACCTGAACCGCGCCGAGATCCTCGGCTGA
- the ybaK gene encoding Cys-tRNA(Pro) deacylase, which produces MPKKPTSGSTPAVRALLAAGVAFTERPYDHDPAAPSFGLEAAAALGRDPSQVFKTLLVDAGSGLAVGIVPVSATLDLKAMGAALGVKKVAMAAVADAERVTGYVAGGISPIGQRRALPTVLDSSAGRWTTLLVSGGRRGLDIELAPADLAALTRATRAAIASS; this is translated from the coding sequence GTGCCCAAGAAGCCGACCTCGGGGTCGACCCCGGCCGTGCGCGCCCTGCTCGCCGCGGGCGTCGCGTTCACCGAGCGCCCCTACGACCACGACCCCGCCGCGCCGTCCTTCGGCCTCGAGGCGGCCGCCGCCCTCGGGCGAGACCCCTCCCAGGTGTTCAAGACCCTCCTCGTCGACGCCGGCTCCGGCCTCGCCGTCGGTATCGTGCCCGTGTCCGCCACCCTGGACCTCAAGGCGATGGGCGCCGCCCTCGGGGTGAAGAAGGTCGCGATGGCCGCGGTGGCCGACGCCGAACGCGTCACTGGCTACGTCGCCGGCGGCATCTCCCCGATCGGGCAGCGGCGCGCGCTGCCGACCGTCCTCGACTCCTCCGCCGGCCGATGGACGACGCTGCTCGTCTCGGGCGGTCGGCGCGGCCTGGACATCGAGCTCGCCCCGGCCGACCTCGCAGCGCTCACCCGCGCTACGCGGGCCGCGATCGCGTCGTCCTGA